A stretch of Tenrec ecaudatus isolate mTenEca1 chromosome 2, mTenEca1.hap1, whole genome shotgun sequence DNA encodes these proteins:
- the CLIC6 gene encoding chloride intracellular channel protein 6 has protein sequence MILWLKGVIFNVTTVDLKRKPADLQNLAPGTNPPFMTFDGEVKTDVNKIEEFLEEKLAPPRYPKLSTQHPESNSAGNDVFAKFSAFIKNTKKDSSDIYEKNLLRALKRLDSYLSSPLPDEIDADSPEDVTISVRPFLDGDELTLADCNLLPKLHIIKVVAKRYRDFEFPPEMTGLWRYLNNAYARDEFTNTCPADQEIVHAYLDVAKRMK, from the exons ATGATTCTCTGGCTCAAGGGAGTTATATTTAATGTCACCACGGTGGATTTGAAAAG GAAGCCGGCGGACCTGCAGAACCTGGCCCCGGGGACCAACCCCCCTTTCATGACTTTCGACGGCGAGGTCAAGACGGATGTGAATAAGATCGAGGAGTTCTTGGAGGAGAAGTTAGCGCCCCCGAG GTATCCTAAGCTGAGCACCCAGCACCCAGAGTCTAACTCGGCAGGAAATGACGTGTTTGCCAAATTCTCTGCGTTTATCAAAAACACCAAGAAGGACTCCAGTGACA TTTATGAAAAGAACCTGCTCCGGGCCCTGAAGCGGCTGGACAGCTACCTGAGCAGCCCTCTGCCTGACGAGATCGATGCCGACAGCCCCGAGGATGTCACCATCTCGGTGCGGCCGTTCCTGGACGGGGATGAGCTCACCTTAGCAGACTGCAATCTCTTACCCAAGCTGCACATTATTAAG gtcGTGGCCAAGAGATACAGAGATTTTGAATTCCCGCCCGAAATGACCGGCCTCTGGAGATACTTGAACAATGCTTACGCTAGGGACGAGTTCACAAACACCTGTCCGGCCGACCAGGAGATTGTCCACGCGTACTTGGATGTTGCAAAGCGAATGAAATGA